In the genome of Arachis stenosperma cultivar V10309 chromosome 6, arast.V10309.gnm1.PFL2, whole genome shotgun sequence, the window ttcttttcactAGAATACAATATATGGTTGGAATAAAAGTAACATTTTAATTTGCGGAGGAAATGAAAACATATATTGAGATTTTCCAGTCTTGGCCTGACCTTTGGCTCTAATGTGATTAGgttatactctttttttttaagtttaattttaatattataaaacgTTTTACACAATTCtacaattatatttatttttttaatgacaATTTACGCTTGGATAcaaaaaatgattatttttgCTGATGTAATTAGATACACGTGTAATATTTTACATTGAGtgtatcaaattttttttttttttttatggaaaTAATGTTTAGAGTTTAATTTTCTTACGGCATTCATTGAACGTTATTGGAGTGAAACAGCGATCCGCTCGGCAAGTGATGAGATTTGGAGAGGTTTCGTTGAAGAAGCAAGAACTCAGCTGGCCACAGGCAGACGAACAAGCACCGCCGATCATCCAAGAAAGATGAAATCCGTAACTGAGTTTTCTATGAATTTCAGCGTATGACAAGTTTTGGTAGATGAAGAATGAATCCTCCCACGATCTCGGTGGAACAAGAAAGGATGAGGCAGCAACCATCTTCACACGGCACTCATCTCTTAATTCACCCACGTCCATGTCTCCAAGAACAGCATAAACATTGCCTCCTTCTTTAACGCAAGGAGCAGCATCCACGAATCGTGGATCATCCCTGATCGGATAGCTGCAGTTCAAAAAGATCACGTTCTCGAACATTCTTACTACATCATAATGAGTTCGTTCTTGAATAGTTCCATATGGTTCACTGTATTTGGGGATATCCATGTAGCCATAGCTGTCACTGAAATTTCTAGCGGACAAAAAATATCGGGGAAGGGTGGAGCAGTCATTCCCTGAGTCTGAGATGGCGGGATCTACAAGCCGGATTGTGAAGTTATTGTAGTTTATTGCCTGCACATGGTAGCTTATACCAGGGAAAAGATATAACAGCGTCCTGTTATTCTCACAAGACAACTCGTACCTGGAATCCCCACAGCTTGCGGGATCATCCTTGAGCCGGAAAGGATGTTTTATGTTGGTGATTTTGCCGCAAGAGGAAGGCCTACATGCTCCTCCATTGCAACAAGTTTGAAAGAGCAACTTTAAGAGTAGTAGTGAACACCACAAGCCTTTCCCTCTGCTCATCTAGGAATGCCTAAATCAAAACGGAAATCTACTTTGTTGAACACTGTGATGGattattttgtaataaacaAGACTCCATTAAAGTTTAACTTTAACTGAAGAGAAATGTTAATTacattagaatttattatttttggacGTTACTTAAAAGCTGCATTTATTTGTTTAGAAAGACAGACCATTGAAAGAGGGATATAAagacataaaattatatttgacaGATAAGGTATGGATAGAGATATTATATTTAAAGATattgaattagtgtattttatgtctattataacaagatataaaaatactaacaaGTGAcgtaacttatttttttattatttttatttattttttataattatatttttcttctcaaaatttttgaataaaaaaataaataaattttcataatttgttctactTTATTATCAAATAGAATATTCTATGAtcctttatattttattattagtgTCTTGTTTTGTCTTATTCTTAGAAACAAATGCAGTCTTAGttattaacttaatttttttagcctattaatttaacaatatattttatcctatatttttaaatattaatgattaaataatgacaaaaacaataaattctaaTGATCATttagcatttctctttgttacaaaaaaaataaaaaaaacaaacatacaaaaatattaaataattattatttttctttgtaaGTATcgtatatttaaaaaagaataaatatccaataatatttatttaattatcttgtaataaaatttatttattcaatatacatattcaaaattaattaaaaataatagaaaaattaatctatccaataaaataaattcttaaagatttttaaataataaaaatttattgattaaGAAAACATCGGATCCAAAATTCTTTTAAGGGCTAATTGGAGTATTCACTCCTTACAAAATTATTAACCCATCCTACAAtcaattttttatcattttgaaCTTGGTTCATTTGCAAAGCAAAGAAAACTTTGATTTCCCATTTTCATTGACCATGGTAGCATTATTATTGGTGTTGCTGCTGAATTTGAATCTGGACATGGGAATTTACCATGATGATCCCGTTCCATGTCCCGTGCGTCTCTACTGTTCGGAAGACGAAACCAATATCCTTGAGCTGCCTGCCTTTCCATCTTCAGTAAAACTCCCCGTCACTTGGATTAACTACACATTAAACATTTTACAAGTATATGATCCCAAACGCTGTTTTCCAGAACTCTTTCTCACACTCAATTATTCATCATTTTATCCTTTCCAATCGATTAAACAATCACTTTATTTCGATAGTTTTTATGATCCTCTACAGCCAACAAACTGTACTTTCTTTGATTGCTCTTCAAGCGTGCCACCAAACATCCTCAGCGGCTACTACGAGGAACAAGATCTGTTATCTTGCCCGATTCTTATGGCTTTAGATGACGACAACATCACCGAGTCCAACCTTGTATTCTGCACAAAATTGACTCGTCATGTCTTGCCAATTTCCATATGTAACATTCAGTGGAATTGGAAACCATTATACTTGGTATGGTCCACAGAAACTTTCAAGAGTGGATGCTTTGTTGCTTGCAACGTATCCAACAAGGGTACTGAACACCATGAATCCGTTCTTTTACCCCTTACAGGTAACAAACTTAAAACTTGGATTAAACACCATTATGGTATATTTACTTGGAAAGTTCAATGTGTTTATAATGTTATGCAGGTGCAACTCTCCTTGTGCTAATAGTGGGTGTCATGTATCATATATATTGCTATTATAGAAACAAAGGAGAAGATCAACAAAGAGTTGAAACTTTTTTGAAGGATTACAAAGCATTAAACCCAACAAGATTCTCTTATACTGATATCAAGAGAATTACTAAGCAGTTTAAGGACAAGTTAGGTGAAGGAGCTCATGGAGCTGTCTACAAAGGTAAATTAACTAATCAAATTCTGGTTGCCGTCAAGATTCTCAATAAAGCAGATGGAGATGGGACAGAATTCATAAATGAAGTGGGAACAATGGCCAAAATCCACCATGTCAATGTGGTTCGCTTGCTTGGCTACTGCGCCGAAGGATCTCACCGCGCTTTGGTTTATCACTTCTTCCCCAATGGTAATCTCCAGAGCTTCATTGCTCTGTCAAGTGACAAGGAAACCTTCTTTGGATGGAACAAGATGCATCAGATTGCTGTAGGCATAGCCAAAGGGATTGAATATCTTCACCAAGGCTGTGATCAAAGAATTCTGCATTTCGACATTAATCCTCGCAATGTCTTGTTAGATCAAAATTTCACTCCTAAAATTTCAGACTTTGGTTTAGCTAAGTTATGCTCAAAAAATCGAAGCACTGTGTCCATGACAGCAGCAAGGGGAACCTTAGGATACATGGCGCCTGAAGTTTTCTCTAGAAACTTCGGCAATGTGTCTTATAAATCTGATATCTACAGTTATGGAATGCTATTGCTTGAGATGGTTGGAGGAAGGAAAAATACAAATGCGAGTCAAGAAACATTTCAAGTTCTATATCCGAATTGGATACACAATTTGCTTGAAGGAGATGACACGTATATTCCAATTGACGATGATGGAGATTTTAGAATTGCAAAGAAACTTGCAATAGTGGGACTATGGTGCATCCAGTGGCACCCGGTACACCGTCCGTCCATGAAAAGTGTAGTTCAAATGCTTGAAGCAGAGGAAGATACGTTGAAAGTGCCTCCGAATCCTTTTGAATCTATAGCTGCGACTAGTTCAAGTGCAATTATTCCAGCAAAATTCTTGAATTTGGAATTGGAAGTAATTCCAGAAACTGGCTAGTTTAATTAAGTAAGAGAGTTCCTTAATAATTTAGTTTGGACTATTTAAGATTAGCTTGTATATAGGTTCTAAAATTTTGTTAATTCATGTGTTACATTATTACTTTCTCTCTTTACGCGCAAAAATATCACTGATCTAAGACCATTGAGCAGACTAAAACAATCAGCTAGGATCCAAAATAATTACAGTTCTCGCATTATTGTATCTTGAAAAGTAGAGTTATTTACGGTACTAGTTGTCCACGACTTTTACAACGCTAAGCTCAAGTAGACACTAGACAGTGAGGCCCCTATTGAATATACCCttgttcttatctttttaatagaAAATCAGAAATAGAGTTGTCAATTTGGATGGCGAATGCCGgcacaaattaattttaaaattgaattgaatttagtGTAATTTACCAAAACCGATTTTGGAGCTGAAATATGTGGATATAGAGTTTCCATTTTTCACCGAGTGCGAGAAATCGAATGAGAAAATTATAGGTTGATaatgaaaatactaaataatgtgAACAATAGATATATCAGATATTCATTTCATTAGATGTACGGATAGTTATTCTAGTATTAAGATTTAGGTGAATAATTTAAAAGTGTAGTatgtttttatttgattggtaGTTGTTCATATTGTTTAAAAAAACCATTAGTTATCTAGCATTACCAACTGAATATATCACTTTGATCTGAAAAAAGTGCATTTTATATTctacgaaaaaaaaagaaaggctTCTCACTAACCGAAAAAAAATATCATACAAATTTCAAAAaggttaaaagaaaaaaaaggaaatcacctaaaaagaaaattagatttttttatttttttaattgagagAATAAAACGTAATCAtttatcatatattttataagtgaaactaaaaaaatataaaaaaatattaataaattaaagattATATTTTACActgttaattaaaaaattgaggGAAGCTATTtcctttaaaaataaatattttcagataaaaaatattaaagaatcaacaaaatttattatttttaattattaatttaatttttataatttaataatttaataatatatttttaattcatatttttaaatattaataactagttactttctaaaaaaattatgctaacCCTCTACTGTTTCTTTTCGGATTTCACCCCCAAAGAATCACATTTTACGTGTTACAACAAATACCGGATGCCAAATGCCGGAGTTGCATAACTGTTCTATATGCTTACTTGCCAAATACtggatatatataaaaaaaaatgttaggtatccaattttttttataaattaaatttaactaaattaaataataaaatttaaaatagtattaattacaactgatttttattatattacaccaatttaattaaatttgattgataaaaagacttaaatatataatattatttataaaatatcatcttattttatttattaatcaaCAAGTTAACAAACCACTAGTCATTATATTTATGGGATGAGTTAATATCCAAAATCGTCCTTGAAAGATATCCCGATCTCCATTTTGGTCTTCGAAAGATAAAGTTAATCGAAATCGTCCCCGAAAGATACACGACTTGGTCACGTTAGTCCTTCCGTCAGTTTGTTGATGACGTGTCAGTTAAGTGCCACGTGGCATATGATGACGTGGTGGGTTAATGCCACGTGTCACGACACGATTGGTTGACGTGTCACTGCGTGTCAGatcagtgacacgtggcatgccacttgtcacttgacatgtaaaaaagttatttataatcaaaatagtccttgaaagtttagacgtaagtcattttcatccctaaaattttaaaaattaatcaaattagtccttatataatttttttatttttttgataatattaaatttgaaatattttttgatactactaattttaatagaaatgtaattgacaaacaaaaaattagtaattatatattttattcttaaaaattttttcaataaaattatctctcttctttaattcttatcaaaatctctcttattcttttctattctaaaacctttttcttacattattatattttgctggaatatatatatatatatatatatatatata includes:
- the LOC130936482 gene encoding rust resistance kinase Lr10-like: MVALLLVLLLNLNLDMGIYHDDPVPCPVRLYCSEDETNILELPAFPSSVKLPVTWINYTLNILQVYDPKRCFPELFLTLNYSSFYPFQSIKQSLYFDSFYDPLQPTNCTFFDCSSSVPPNILSGYYEEQDLLSCPILMALDDDNITESNLVFCTKLTRHVLPISICNIQWNWKPLYLVWSTETFKSGCFVACNVSNKGTEHHESVLLPLTGATLLVLIVGVMYHIYCYYRNKGEDQQRVETFLKDYKALNPTRFSYTDIKRITKQFKDKLGEGAHGAVYKGKLTNQILVAVKILNKADGDGTEFINEVGTMAKIHHVNVVRLLGYCAEGSHRALVYHFFPNGNLQSFIALSSDKETFFGWNKMHQIAVGIAKGIEYLHQGCDQRILHFDINPRNVLLDQNFTPKISDFGLAKLCSKNRSTVSMTAARGTLGYMAPEVFSRNFGNVSYKSDIYSYGMLLLEMVGGRKNTNASQETFQVLYPNWIHNLLEGDDTYIPIDDDGDFRIAKKLAIVGLWCIQWHPVHRPSMKSVVQMLEAEEDTLKVPPNPFESIAATSSSAIIPAKFLNLELEVIPETG